One region of Caldimonas thermodepolymerans genomic DNA includes:
- the rho gene encoding transcription termination factor Rho: protein MHLSELKVLHVSELIKMAESLEIENTSRMRKQELMFAIMKRRAKQGEQIFGDGVLEVLPDGFGFLRSPETSYLASTDDIYLSPSQIRRFNLHTGDAIEGEVRVPKDGERYFALVKVDRVNGLTPEENKHKIMFENLTPLFPKEQFKLEREIKSEENITGRIIDLIAPIGKGQRALLVAPPKSGKTVMMQHLAHAIVANHPEVYLIVLLVDERPEEVTEMQRTVRGEVISSTFDEPAARHVQVAEMVIERAKRLVELKKDVVILLDSITRLARAYNNVLPSSGKVLTGGVDANALQRPKRFFGAARNIEEGGSLTIIGTALVDTGSRMDEVIYEEFKGTGNCEIHLDRRMAEKRVYPSILINKSGTRREELLLKPEILQKTWILRKLLYPMDEIEAMEFILDKMKSTKNNQEFFEMMRRGG, encoded by the coding sequence ATGCACCTCTCTGAACTGAAAGTCCTTCACGTCTCGGAACTCATCAAGATGGCCGAGTCGCTGGAGATCGAGAACACCAGCCGCATGCGCAAGCAGGAGCTGATGTTCGCGATCATGAAACGCCGTGCCAAGCAGGGCGAGCAGATCTTCGGCGATGGTGTGCTCGAGGTGCTGCCGGACGGTTTCGGCTTCCTGCGTTCTCCCGAGACCAGCTACCTCGCGAGCACCGACGACATCTACCTGTCGCCGAGCCAGATCCGCCGCTTCAACCTGCACACCGGCGACGCCATCGAAGGCGAGGTGCGCGTGCCCAAGGACGGCGAGCGTTATTTCGCGCTGGTCAAGGTCGACCGTGTCAACGGCCTGACGCCGGAGGAGAACAAGCACAAGATCATGTTCGAGAACTTGACGCCGCTCTTCCCGAAAGAGCAGTTCAAGCTCGAACGCGAGATCAAGTCCGAAGAGAACATCACCGGCCGCATCATCGACCTGATCGCACCGATCGGCAAAGGCCAGCGCGCGCTGCTGGTGGCCCCGCCCAAGAGCGGCAAGACAGTGATGATGCAGCACCTGGCGCACGCCATCGTCGCCAACCATCCCGAGGTCTACCTGATCGTGCTGCTGGTCGACGAGCGCCCCGAGGAAGTGACCGAGATGCAGCGCACCGTGCGCGGCGAGGTCATCAGCTCCACGTTCGACGAGCCGGCCGCGCGCCACGTGCAGGTCGCCGAGATGGTGATCGAGCGCGCCAAGCGTCTGGTCGAGCTGAAGAAGGACGTGGTGATCCTGCTGGACTCGATCACCCGCCTGGCGCGCGCCTACAACAACGTGCTGCCCTCTTCCGGCAAGGTGCTGACCGGCGGCGTGGACGCCAACGCGCTGCAGCGCCCGAAGCGCTTCTTCGGCGCGGCGCGCAACATCGAGGAAGGCGGCTCGCTGACCATCATCGGCACGGCGCTGGTCGACACCGGCAGCCGCATGGACGAGGTGATCTACGAGGAGTTCAAGGGCACCGGCAACTGCGAGATCCACCTGGACCGCCGCATGGCCGAGAAGCGCGTCTACCCCTCGATCCTGATCAACAAGAGCGGCACGCGCCGCGAGGAGCTGCTGCTCAAGCCCGAGATCCTGCAGAAGACCTGGATCCTGCGCAAGCTGCTCTACCCGATGGACGAGATCGAGGCGATGGAGTTCATCCTGGACAAGATGAAGTCCACGAAGAACAACCAGGAGTTCTTCGAGATGATGCGCCGCGGCGGCTGA
- the trxA gene encoding thioredoxin TrxA, with product MSSELIKHISDASFETDVLQADKPVLVDYWAEWCGPCKMIAPILDEVAKDYEGRLQIAKMNVDENRDIPAKFGIRGIPTLMLFKGGQLAATKVGALSKAQLTAFLDGHL from the coding sequence ATGAGCAGCGAGCTGATCAAACACATCTCCGACGCATCCTTCGAAACCGACGTGCTGCAGGCCGACAAGCCGGTGCTGGTCGATTACTGGGCCGAATGGTGCGGCCCCTGCAAGATGATTGCCCCCATCCTGGACGAAGTCGCCAAGGACTACGAGGGCCGCCTGCAGATCGCCAAGATGAACGTGGACGAGAACCGCGACATTCCCGCGAAGTTCGGCATCCGCGGCATCCCGACCCTGATGCTGTTCAAGGGCGGCCAGCTCGCTGCGACCAAGGTCGGCGCGTTGTCCAAGGCCCAGTTGACTGCGTTCCTCGACGGTCATCTATAA
- a CDS encoding PD-(D/E)XK nuclease family protein: protein MSARERWAPRPTADPWPQIAERVRRFAEERRLEPRHLLVLLPFAQHLPLAREAWVRTCPAGWMPRFETTQTLRERLPAASPAADGPSGDIATDRLAAARMLGQKQGLKEMRERDPAMFRHWVHGVVEMAHEFMQVAHAVAPARRAQWWDRAHAALGAHGGPGAMELTLARVALAWAAQREAGPADALFALRPQGWVAVHAGGPEPLVRALLDEAEAPVLEIDTDPAGDALFEGVSPDAQLLPCLDFEDEAQMAAAQVLRHLAAGEAPVALIAQDRVLVRRVRALLARQAIAVRDETGWRLSTTRAGACVAGLLRLAQPRAGTDDLLDWLKSGFTAGLAEDGAEGLAALETVLRRRLWSALQEVHEPALPERGRVLWRAALEALAPLHGEPRRVSLASWNDRLRSALQAGGVWDALAADGAGAEVLRALRLPGAAADDPGFLQQARAASMDLADYAAWVDSLLEAGAYAPEAPAQVEVVVTPLPRAMLRPFAAVVMPGCDEQRLGPAAFAPWLSERDRAALGLPTRVLSLQQQALAFAHLLRQPRVSLLWRQSQDGEPLDPGALVERLQLERSRRADLQVPVEDPRLRVPVQPSPQGPTAPTAPGLLPEALSATGYEALRNCPYRFFALYMLGLAEADELDDEIERRDYGIWLHAVLQRFHELHRQAPLDEAGEVERLVAIGAQERAAQQLDEAAFLPYALRLRELARLYVRWLFEHERGGGQVQASEVKLQARLPGFEQVCLKGTLDRIDRVRDGQGEATLVVDYKTSRLDTLKNRVKEPLEDTQLAFYAALLQLAGQAPDGGALRAMYLALDGNEVGQAEHQDVAASAQLLLEGMRQDLERIAGGAALPPLGEGTVCEYCEAQGLCRKGHWSGPDEPLATGVASA from the coding sequence ATGTCAGCACGAGAACGCTGGGCTCCGCGCCCGACCGCCGACCCCTGGCCGCAGATCGCCGAGCGCGTGCGGCGTTTCGCCGAGGAGCGGCGACTGGAGCCCCGTCACCTGCTGGTGTTGCTGCCGTTCGCGCAGCACCTGCCGCTGGCGCGCGAGGCCTGGGTGCGCACCTGCCCGGCCGGCTGGATGCCGCGCTTCGAGACCACGCAGACGCTGCGCGAGCGCCTGCCTGCGGCGTCGCCCGCAGCCGACGGGCCCAGCGGCGACATCGCCACCGACCGGCTCGCCGCGGCGCGCATGCTGGGGCAGAAGCAGGGCCTGAAGGAGATGCGCGAGCGCGACCCGGCGATGTTCCGGCACTGGGTGCACGGCGTGGTCGAGATGGCGCACGAGTTCATGCAGGTGGCCCATGCGGTGGCGCCGGCGCGGCGTGCCCAGTGGTGGGATCGTGCTCATGCGGCGCTCGGCGCCCACGGCGGCCCGGGGGCGATGGAGCTGACGCTCGCACGCGTGGCCCTGGCCTGGGCCGCGCAGCGCGAGGCCGGGCCGGCCGATGCGCTGTTCGCGCTGCGGCCGCAGGGCTGGGTCGCGGTGCATGCGGGCGGGCCCGAGCCGCTGGTGCGCGCGCTGCTGGACGAGGCCGAGGCGCCGGTGCTCGAGATCGACACCGACCCGGCCGGGGACGCGCTGTTCGAGGGCGTGTCCCCGGACGCGCAGTTGCTGCCTTGCCTGGACTTCGAGGACGAGGCGCAGATGGCCGCGGCCCAGGTGCTGCGACACCTCGCGGCGGGCGAGGCGCCGGTGGCGCTGATCGCGCAGGACCGCGTGCTGGTGCGGCGCGTGCGCGCGCTGCTGGCGCGCCAGGCGATCGCCGTGCGCGACGAGACCGGCTGGCGCCTGTCGACGACGCGTGCGGGTGCCTGCGTGGCCGGGCTGCTGCGCCTGGCCCAGCCGCGCGCGGGCACCGACGACCTGCTGGACTGGCTGAAATCCGGCTTCACGGCCGGCCTGGCCGAGGACGGCGCCGAGGGCCTCGCGGCGCTGGAGACCGTGCTGCGGCGCCGCCTGTGGAGCGCGCTGCAGGAGGTGCACGAGCCGGCCCTGCCCGAACGCGGCCGGGTGCTGTGGCGCGCCGCGCTCGAGGCGCTTGCGCCCTTGCACGGTGAACCGCGCCGGGTGTCGCTGGCCAGCTGGAATGACCGGCTGCGCAGCGCCTTGCAGGCCGGCGGCGTGTGGGACGCGCTGGCCGCCGACGGTGCCGGGGCCGAGGTGCTGCGTGCGCTGCGGCTGCCGGGCGCGGCGGCCGACGATCCCGGGTTCCTGCAGCAGGCGCGCGCAGCCAGCATGGACCTGGCCGACTACGCGGCCTGGGTCGACAGCCTGCTGGAGGCGGGGGCCTACGCCCCGGAAGCCCCGGCACAGGTCGAGGTGGTGGTCACGCCCCTGCCGCGTGCGATGCTGCGGCCGTTCGCGGCGGTGGTGATGCCCGGCTGCGACGAGCAGCGCCTCGGGCCGGCGGCTTTCGCGCCGTGGCTGTCCGAGCGGGACCGGGCCGCGCTGGGCCTGCCGACGCGCGTGCTGTCGCTGCAGCAGCAGGCGCTCGCCTTTGCGCACCTGCTGCGCCAGCCGCGCGTGAGCCTGCTGTGGCGGCAGTCGCAGGATGGCGAGCCGCTCGATCCCGGCGCGCTGGTCGAGCGCCTGCAGCTGGAGCGCTCGCGGCGTGCCGACCTGCAGGTGCCCGTCGAGGATCCGCGCCTGCGGGTGCCGGTGCAGCCCAGCCCGCAGGGGCCGACCGCGCCCACTGCGCCGGGCCTCTTGCCCGAGGCACTGAGCGCCACGGGGTACGAGGCCCTGCGCAACTGCCCGTACCGCTTCTTCGCGCTGTACATGCTGGGGCTGGCCGAAGCGGACGAGCTGGACGACGAGATCGAGCGGCGCGACTACGGCATCTGGCTGCACGCGGTGCTGCAGCGCTTCCACGAGCTGCACCGGCAGGCGCCGCTCGACGAGGCCGGCGAGGTGGAGCGCCTGGTGGCCATCGGCGCACAGGAGCGCGCGGCGCAGCAGCTCGACGAGGCGGCGTTCCTGCCGTACGCGCTGCGGCTGCGCGAGCTGGCCCGGCTGTACGTGCGCTGGCTGTTCGAGCACGAGCGCGGCGGCGGGCAGGTGCAGGCCAGCGAGGTGAAGTTGCAGGCACGCCTGCCGGGCTTCGAGCAGGTGTGCCTGAAGGGCACGCTGGACCGCATCGACCGGGTGCGCGACGGGCAGGGCGAGGCCACGCTCGTGGTGGACTACAAGACCAGCCGGCTCGACACGCTGAAGAACCGCGTCAAGGAGCCGCTGGAGGACACCCAGCTGGCCTTCTACGCCGCCTTGCTGCAGCTGGCCGGGCAGGCGCCGGACGGCGGCGCGCTGCGGGCGATGTACCTGGCGCTGGACGGCAACGAGGTCGGGCAGGCCGAGCACCAGGACGTGGCTGCCAGCGCGCAGCTGCTGCTCGAGGGCATGCGGCAGGACCTGGAGCGCATTGCCGGCGGCGCGGCGCTGCCGCCGCTGGGCGAGGGCACGGTCTGCGAGTACTGCGAGGCGCAGGGGCTGTGCCGCAAGGGGCACTGGAGCGGCCCGGACGAGCCGCTCGCAACGGGAGTCGCATCGGCATGA
- a CDS encoding UvrD-helicase domain-containing protein, whose protein sequence is MNGAAYRVDSALVAREEFYRIACDPARSVVVEACAGAGKTWMLVSRILRALLDGVEPQQILAITFTKKAAAEMRHRLMQWLAQFAACSEEQRVQELVARGLDPAAARRQAPVLGGLYERLLCSPQAVEIRTFHAWFSQLMRAAPLEVLDELGLPPQAELLEDVEELKPQAWRQFLAAVAADEALRADFEALVLQRGRHTAQQWLLNVIDKRVEFELAARHGVLERSVPPAAALDAAYAGLSHPAQRVRSPAVASLLREVAQALGRQGKATPQKQAALLQQALEEADDLRCVEGAFAALCTKAGEPRKHLDAPGLDEAVAFLRDIRVAVVQHEAHLEHQRMVRLAQVLLEQYARVKRARGLADMADLERCALRLLQDVQLAGWLQERLDARIRQVLIDEFQDTNPLQWQALSSWLGSYAGAGGGASGQQPPGIFIVGDPKQSIYRFRRAEPRVFDAAKELVRELGGAVLACDHTRRNAPGVLEAVNAVFRAAQDERAYGEFRAHTTEPGHAHAGEVAAIERVERPAKETAEEGEAGWRDSLVTPRHEPEVLLRLQEARRVAGHIARLVAQGRRPGDIFVLSRKRASLRVLAEALRELHLPFATPEDSVLMDALEVRDVVALLDALVSPQHDLSLAHALRSPIFGASDADLVALAQAARAGGRGWMQALAGLPEEALSPALQRARRLLAAWREDALRLPPHDLLDRIVAQGELRARYAAAVPAELRSAALAHLDALLALALELDGGRYATPYKLVRALRRRPLSVKSRTDAQAVQLLTVHGAKGLEAPVVFIMDTDSASDRPERTTALIDWPAEAACPDCFAFIASEARVPPSLAAVLEHERQARAREELNGLYVAMTRAREQLVFSATAPHRRPSERTWWERIGEVPGVVRWEGEPEPAPAAAAGPGAAAPLVLCELPALPRAAEAVAPSVPQAATTARVGEAVHRALEWLTARPDPLDGWRETVAAAARAFGLDDSQRAHAEHVVARVLTSDAFRPFLAGERLRWAGNEVPLAHGGQVLRVDRLVQLADGEGCQWWVLDYKLDHAPHELAAYREQLARYREAVREALAGREPHAQVQVRAAFVTGRGEVIELPA, encoded by the coding sequence ATGAACGGGGCCGCCTACCGTGTCGACAGCGCGCTGGTGGCGCGCGAGGAGTTCTACCGCATCGCCTGCGACCCGGCGCGCAGCGTGGTCGTCGAGGCCTGCGCCGGGGCCGGCAAGACCTGGATGCTGGTCTCGCGCATCCTGCGCGCGCTGCTCGACGGCGTGGAGCCGCAGCAGATCCTGGCGATCACGTTCACGAAGAAGGCCGCGGCCGAGATGCGCCACCGCCTGATGCAGTGGCTGGCGCAGTTCGCCGCCTGCAGCGAGGAGCAGCGCGTGCAGGAGCTGGTGGCGCGCGGCCTGGACCCGGCGGCGGCGCGCCGCCAGGCGCCGGTGCTGGGCGGGTTGTACGAGCGCCTGCTGTGCAGCCCGCAGGCGGTCGAGATCCGCACCTTCCACGCCTGGTTCTCGCAGCTGATGCGCGCGGCGCCGCTCGAGGTGCTGGACGAGCTGGGCCTGCCGCCGCAGGCCGAGCTGCTCGAGGACGTCGAGGAACTCAAGCCCCAGGCCTGGCGGCAGTTCCTCGCGGCGGTCGCGGCCGACGAGGCGCTGCGCGCCGACTTCGAGGCGCTGGTGCTGCAGCGCGGCCGGCACACCGCGCAGCAATGGCTGCTCAACGTGATCGACAAGCGCGTGGAGTTCGAGCTGGCCGCGCGGCACGGCGTGCTGGAGCGCAGCGTGCCGCCCGCCGCGGCGCTGGATGCGGCGTACGCGGGGCTTTCGCATCCCGCGCAGCGCGTGCGCTCGCCGGCGGTCGCCTCGCTGCTGCGCGAGGTTGCGCAGGCGCTGGGGCGACAGGGCAAGGCCACGCCGCAGAAGCAGGCCGCGCTGTTGCAACAGGCGCTGGAGGAGGCCGACGACCTGCGCTGCGTCGAGGGGGCGTTCGCCGCGCTGTGCACCAAGGCCGGCGAGCCGCGCAAGCACCTCGATGCGCCCGGCCTCGACGAGGCCGTGGCCTTCCTGCGCGACATCCGGGTCGCGGTCGTGCAGCACGAGGCGCACCTGGAGCACCAGCGCATGGTGCGGCTGGCGCAGGTGCTGCTCGAGCAGTACGCGCGCGTCAAGCGCGCACGCGGACTGGCCGACATGGCCGACCTGGAGCGCTGCGCGCTGCGGCTGCTGCAGGACGTGCAGCTGGCCGGCTGGCTGCAGGAGCGGCTGGACGCGCGCATCCGCCAGGTGCTGATCGACGAGTTCCAGGACACCAACCCGCTGCAATGGCAGGCGCTGTCGAGCTGGCTGGGGTCCTACGCCGGCGCGGGCGGTGGCGCGAGCGGCCAGCAGCCGCCCGGCATCTTCATCGTCGGCGACCCGAAGCAGAGCATCTACCGCTTCCGCCGCGCCGAGCCGCGCGTCTTCGACGCCGCGAAGGAACTGGTGCGCGAGCTCGGCGGTGCGGTGCTGGCCTGCGACCACACGCGGCGCAACGCGCCGGGCGTGCTCGAGGCGGTCAACGCGGTGTTCCGCGCGGCGCAGGACGAGCGCGCCTACGGCGAGTTCCGCGCCCACACCACCGAGCCGGGGCATGCGCATGCGGGCGAGGTGGCGGCGATCGAGCGGGTGGAGCGCCCGGCCAAGGAGACGGCGGAGGAGGGCGAGGCCGGCTGGCGCGACAGCCTCGTCACGCCGCGCCACGAGCCCGAGGTACTGCTGCGCCTGCAGGAGGCGCGCCGCGTGGCCGGCCACATCGCGCGGTTGGTCGCGCAGGGCCGCCGGCCGGGCGACATCTTCGTGCTCAGCCGCAAGCGCGCCAGCCTGCGCGTGCTGGCCGAGGCGCTGCGCGAGCTGCACCTGCCGTTCGCCACGCCCGAGGACAGCGTGCTGATGGACGCGCTGGAGGTGCGCGACGTGGTGGCGCTGCTGGATGCGCTGGTCTCGCCGCAGCACGACCTGTCGCTGGCCCATGCGCTGCGCTCGCCGATCTTCGGCGCGAGCGACGCGGACCTGGTCGCGCTGGCGCAGGCGGCGCGCGCGGGAGGCCGCGGCTGGATGCAGGCGCTGGCCGGATTGCCCGAGGAGGCGCTGAGCCCGGCGCTGCAGCGTGCGCGCCGGCTGCTGGCCGCCTGGCGCGAGGACGCGCTGCGCCTGCCGCCGCACGACCTGCTCGACCGCATCGTGGCCCAGGGCGAGCTGCGCGCGCGTTATGCCGCGGCCGTCCCGGCCGAGCTGCGCAGCGCGGCGCTCGCGCACCTGGACGCCTTGCTGGCGCTGGCGCTGGAGCTGGACGGCGGCCGCTACGCGACGCCGTACAAGCTGGTGCGCGCGCTGCGCCGCCGGCCGCTGAGCGTGAAGTCGCGCACCGACGCGCAGGCGGTGCAGCTGCTGACCGTCCACGGCGCCAAGGGGCTGGAGGCGCCGGTGGTCTTCATCATGGACACCGACAGCGCCAGCGACCGCCCCGAGCGGACCACCGCGCTGATCGACTGGCCGGCCGAGGCGGCCTGCCCGGACTGCTTCGCCTTCATCGCGTCCGAGGCGCGCGTGCCGCCGAGCCTGGCTGCGGTGCTGGAGCACGAGCGCCAGGCGCGTGCCCGCGAGGAGCTCAACGGGCTGTACGTGGCGATGACCCGCGCGCGCGAGCAGCTGGTCTTCAGCGCCACCGCGCCGCACCGGCGCCCGTCCGAGCGCACCTGGTGGGAGCGCATCGGTGAGGTGCCGGGCGTGGTGCGCTGGGAGGGCGAGCCGGAGCCGGCACCGGCGGCTGCAGCCGGGCCGGGCGCTGCGGCGCCGCTCGTGCTGTGCGAGCTGCCGGCGCTGCCGCGTGCGGCCGAGGCCGTGGCGCCGTCCGTGCCGCAGGCGGCCACGACCGCCCGCGTGGGCGAGGCCGTGCACCGTGCGCTGGAGTGGCTGACGGCGCGGCCCGACCCGCTCGACGGCTGGCGCGAGACCGTGGCCGCCGCGGCGCGGGCATTCGGGCTGGACGACTCGCAGCGCGCCCACGCCGAGCACGTGGTCGCCCGGGTGCTGACAAGCGATGCGTTCCGGCCGTTCCTGGCCGGCGAGCGGCTGCGCTGGGCCGGCAACGAGGTGCCGCTCGCCCATGGCGGGCAGGTGCTGCGGGTGGACCGGCTGGTGCAGCTGGCCGACGGCGAGGGCTGCCAGTGGTGGGTGCTGGACTACAAGCTCGACCACGCCCCGCACGAGCTGGCAGCCTACCGCGAGCAGCTGGCGCGCTACCGCGAGGCGGTGCGCGAGGCGCTGGCCGGACGCGAGCCGCATGCGCAGGTGCAGGTGCGCGCCGCCTTCGTGACCGGGCGCGGGGAGGTGATCGAGCTGCCGGCCTGA
- a CDS encoding serine/threonine protein kinase: MAIEDETLSNSAQTLGRYRLLRAAWRTHDSSWWIAHDPQRGEVLLQLRRRPARGADPLAWRQAAGPVLALRHANILPVLDARIEDDQPVLVAEAVPGVNLAQWLAEHETMAPRQAVLTIIGVLDGLAHAHAAGVVHGRIEPAAVLLDATGRPRLTDFALGHAPVDPAGLPTASGLYLAPEVLQGAAPDVRSDLHGVGLVLHELLTGRPAVHDGSPQRAIARMLQDDLVLPPGFAYVEHGEAQLRALLGRCLARDPAQRFASAAELRDALQEWLTPALLEGSADSRATLTLNSLMRRTAQHPDLPVQTEVVRRVRRLVAAEKVNLDEIARAVLEDVAFTLKLLRMTNAAYFSSVGGGTITTVSRAVALLGFMAVRDLAGALPTLDDLPDRAQAEALRAEYLRCRSAGRLAARLCPTQAEEEPSCIVAMLQNLGRTLVQCYLPEQATQVRQLTHSKGRSEADAALAVLGMSFEDLGCSVARTWGLPEVLISAMRRPGGAVRPPERRGDWFRLLGSLGNELVELRLRPDRRERIAQHHAAVERYAKALGLTSRQVWEAADASAPSAPAAATPAGEPATPSPADALAGAVSQLRAALALPYDTHALLLVAGDAMYRALGCRRVVIALREADGETLAARHAWGTDAEALKSQFRFSLRDERDAFSALCRKGADTLIRDAAAPAFESRLPAWYRRHVNGATFLLLPLMHEGQPLGLIYLDKAEPDSLQLPAQELGLLRALRDEVQRALAPAPPA, encoded by the coding sequence GTGGCCATCGAGGACGAGACGCTTTCCAACTCCGCACAGACGCTGGGGCGCTACCGCCTGCTGCGCGCTGCCTGGCGCACGCACGACAGCAGCTGGTGGATCGCCCACGACCCGCAGCGCGGCGAGGTGTTGCTGCAGCTGCGTCGCCGGCCCGCTCGCGGGGCCGATCCGCTCGCCTGGCGCCAGGCCGCCGGCCCGGTCCTGGCGCTGCGCCATGCCAACATCCTCCCGGTGCTGGACGCCCGTATCGAGGACGACCAGCCGGTGCTCGTCGCGGAGGCCGTGCCGGGGGTGAACCTCGCCCAGTGGCTCGCCGAGCACGAGACCATGGCGCCGCGCCAGGCCGTGTTGACCATCATCGGCGTGCTCGACGGGCTGGCCCACGCCCATGCCGCCGGGGTGGTCCATGGCCGCATCGAGCCCGCTGCGGTGCTGCTCGATGCCACCGGCCGCCCGCGCCTGACCGATTTCGCCCTGGGCCACGCGCCGGTGGACCCGGCCGGCCTGCCGACCGCCAGCGGCCTGTACCTCGCCCCGGAGGTGCTGCAGGGCGCGGCGCCGGACGTGCGCTCGGACCTGCATGGCGTGGGGCTGGTGCTCCATGAGCTGCTCACCGGCCGTCCGGCGGTGCACGACGGCAGCCCGCAGCGCGCGATCGCGCGCATGCTGCAGGACGACCTGGTCCTGCCGCCCGGCTTCGCCTACGTGGAGCACGGCGAGGCGCAGCTGCGTGCGCTGCTCGGACGCTGCCTGGCGCGCGACCCGGCGCAGCGCTTCGCCAGCGCGGCCGAGCTGCGCGATGCGCTGCAGGAGTGGCTGACCCCTGCGCTGCTCGAGGGCAGTGCCGACAGCCGGGCCACGCTCACGCTCAACAGCCTGATGCGCCGCACCGCACAGCACCCGGACCTGCCGGTGCAGACCGAGGTGGTGCGGCGCGTGCGGCGCCTGGTCGCGGCCGAGAAGGTCAACCTGGACGAGATCGCGCGCGCGGTGCTGGAGGACGTGGCCTTCACGCTCAAGCTGCTGCGCATGACCAACGCCGCCTACTTCAGCTCGGTGGGCGGCGGCACCATCACCACCGTCTCGCGCGCCGTGGCGCTGCTTGGCTTCATGGCGGTGCGCGACCTGGCCGGAGCCCTGCCCACGCTGGACGACCTGCCCGACCGGGCCCAGGCCGAGGCCCTGCGCGCCGAGTACCTGCGCTGCCGCAGCGCGGGCCGCCTGGCCGCACGCCTGTGCCCGACGCAGGCCGAGGAGGAACCGTCCTGCATCGTCGCGATGCTGCAGAACCTGGGGCGCACGCTGGTGCAGTGCTACCTGCCGGAGCAGGCGACCCAGGTACGCCAGCTCACGCACAGCAAGGGTCGCAGCGAGGCCGACGCCGCGCTGGCGGTGCTCGGGATGAGTTTCGAGGACCTGGGGTGCAGCGTCGCGCGCACCTGGGGGCTGCCGGAAGTGCTGATCTCCGCGATGCGCCGGCCAGGTGGTGCCGTGCGCCCGCCCGAGCGGCGCGGTGACTGGTTCCGCCTGCTGGGCAGCCTGGGCAACGAGCTGGTCGAGCTGCGGCTGCGGCCGGATCGCCGCGAGCGCATCGCGCAGCACCACGCCGCGGTCGAACGCTACGCCAAGGCGCTGGGGTTGACGAGCCGCCAGGTCTGGGAGGCCGCCGACGCGAGCGCGCCGAGCGCACCGGCGGCCGCGACGCCGGCCGGCGAACCGGCCACCCCGAGTCCCGCCGATGCGCTGGCCGGCGCCGTCTCGCAGCTGCGCGCGGCGCTCGCCTTGCCGTACGACACCCATGCCCTGCTGCTGGTGGCCGGCGACGCGATGTACCGCGCGCTGGGCTGCCGCCGGGTCGTGATCGCGCTGCGCGAGGCCGACGGCGAGACGCTGGCGGCCCGCCACGCCTGGGGCACGGACGCCGAGGCGCTCAAGTCGCAGTTCCGCTTCAGCCTGCGCGACGAGCGCGACGCGTTCAGCGCGCTGTGCCGCAAGGGAGCCGACACGCTGATCCGCGACGCCGCCGCGCCGGCCTTCGAGTCGCGCCTGCCGGCCTGGTACCGCCGTCACGTCAACGGCGCGACCTTCCTGCTGCTGCCGCTGATGCACGAGGGCCAGCCGCTGGGGCTGATCTACCTGGACAAGGCCGAGCCGGACAGCCTGCAGCTGCCGGCGCAGGAGCTCGGCCTGCTGCGTGCACTGCGCGACGAGGTGCAGCGCGCGCTTGCGCCGGCCCCGCCGGCCTGA
- a CDS encoding universal stress protein, with the protein MQTSVQTVLAATDFSEHAERAVQRAARLAAERRARLCLLHVVDPSGFHAIGQWLTPTLDVGVTFVTQAQAALDAQAQALRERHGIEVEARVVTGDPLEETRDAAAQADLLVLGAQGVHPVRALVVGTTADRLLRKSVRPLLVVKQDAGRAYRRVLVPVDFSPYSVAALQAALALAPQAAVEVFHVFDTSYEGKLRLAGVGDSDIIEHRVRARQDALERLNALVAGLGTDAQRISVAVDHGDVPMLLQHRVEQFAPDLVAIGKHGQSFMEDLLLGSVTRHVVAESACDVLVVPRGAGQG; encoded by the coding sequence ATGCAAACCTCCGTGCAGACCGTGCTGGCGGCGACGGACTTCTCCGAACATGCCGAGCGGGCCGTGCAGCGGGCGGCCCGGTTGGCGGCCGAACGCCGGGCCCGGCTGTGCCTGCTGCATGTGGTCGACCCGAGCGGCTTCCACGCGATCGGCCAGTGGCTGACCCCCACGCTGGACGTGGGCGTGACCTTCGTGACGCAGGCGCAGGCGGCGCTGGACGCCCAGGCGCAGGCGCTGCGCGAGCGGCACGGCATCGAGGTGGAGGCCCGCGTGGTGACCGGCGACCCGCTCGAGGAAACCCGCGACGCCGCGGCCCAGGCCGACCTGCTGGTGCTGGGGGCCCAGGGGGTGCATCCGGTGCGCGCCCTGGTGGTGGGCACCACCGCCGACCGGCTGCTGCGCAAGTCGGTGCGACCGCTGCTGGTCGTCAAGCAGGATGCCGGGCGCGCCTACCGCCGCGTGCTGGTGCCGGTGGACTTCTCGCCGTACTCGGTGGCGGCGCTGCAGGCCGCGCTCGCGCTGGCGCCGCAGGCGGCGGTCGAGGTGTTCCATGTCTTCGACACCAGCTACGAGGGCAAGCTGCGCCTGGCCGGCGTCGGCGACAGCGACATCATCGAGCACCGGGTGCGCGCGCGGCAGGACGCGCTGGAGCGCCTGAACGCGCTGGTCGCCGGCCTCGGCACCGACGCGCAGCGCATCTCGGTCGCGGTGGACCACGGCGACGTGCCGATGCTGCTGCAGCATCGCGTCGAACAGTTCGCCCCCGACCTGGTCGCGATCGGCAAGCATGGGCAGTCGTTCATGGAGGACCTGCTGCTGGGCAGCGTGACCCGCCACGTGGTGGCCGAGTCCGCCTGCGACGTGCTGGTCGTGCCGCGCGGCGCCGGACAGGGCTGA